AGTAGGGTGCCATTGCCCATGCGACGGGCGGTTGTGTCCGGCTTCGATCGCGTTAACCGTGCCAATTCACTGGCTTCTAAACCGTTTTGCGCCGTCCCTTCCCAGTCCACATAGCCCAAAATCTGGGAAAATAGGGTGCCATTGGGGTAGATGCGCTGTTGGTGTTTCTCCAGATCCAAGCCATTCCAGCCCAGGTTTCTAATGCTGTCGGCCACGGACTCCGGTAGGCTATCGCTCAGGCGAATACCGCTGTCCTGACTCATAAACTGCGCCAGTAAGGTGGCAGCATCGGTTTCCATGCCCCCCCCTTGCAGTAACGGAGCTAGACCCGTGGCCACATCCTCTAGGGATTCGCTAAACAAGGTGGGGTGGGCATACAGACTATAGCGGGGCTGATCCAGGGCTAAGACCGTTCCGAAGCGATCGACAATTTGTCGCCGAGGCAACACAGGATGCAGCACCGTATTTTGCTGGGCATTGGCCCGCTCCAGCAGGTTGGCGGTGTCTCTAATTTGCAAGTAGTAGAGGCGATAGCCCATCCCCCCCATCCCCAACACCAACAACAGCCAGGTGATAAAGAGGCGGAACTGGTGAACGGGCTGGGGTGGGGGTAAGAGAGCCGGTGTGCGCCGAGAGCGGCGGGTTCGGTTGCGGATTGGGGACGACGGTTGGGGCGATCGTTCCCTAGGGATCGTTGCTGGAGGGTTGGGTCTGGGACTGGGGGCTTGGGAAACCCTCGATCGGGGTGCGACGGGTTCCTGCCTAGACCCTGGCGAGGTTAATTCTGGCGATCGGCTCCGTCGGCCCTGGCTCTGGTTGACCTTGGGGGATCGCTGGGGGGTGGATCGATCGAGGGGGGCTGGATCAGACGGGGAGAGGCGCAGCAACTGAACAACCCGCAACTGAACGGCCCGCAACTGGGCGGCCTGAAAAAGAGAGATAGCCACAAGCTTTAGTAACCTATGGGGTGGAGTTGAGGAGGAGCCGGGGGTTCCGGTGGGGAGACAGGGGCTGGACGGGGATCAGCCGGTTCCAAAAACAAAATCGTATTGGGGGATGGGGCTACTAGTCCCGATCCGGGCAATTCCGCTTCCTCCGCCAACTGCTGCCGCAGCATTTCATGGGCGGATGTCAATTGAGATTCTTGGCGCTGCAAGTCGTCCAACTGGCGGTAAGCCTTGCCCCACTGTTGTTGGGTATACACCGTGGAGGCATAAAACCCTACAACTACGCCTCCTGCCAAAAAAGCCGTTAATCCTGATGTTTGCTGAACCCCCCTCAATACCCACAACCACAGGGGTTGATGCTGGGGACGAGGCCGCAGAACCCTGACGGTGGGGTTTACGGGCCGGGGCGATCGCGCCACCGCTGACATCCTAGGAGTCCCGGCCTTGGGGGAGATCCCTGGACGACGCGATCGCGGCGGGGAACCAGTGGGGCGCGGGCGACGGGGCGGTTGGGGCTGGGGCAAACGGGGCTGAAGGGCGGGTGTCATAGGGTAGGCAAGGTAGGGTGAGCAGCCAGGAAACCCCCGGCACGGAACCATCAAGGCTGGGGGATGGTTTTCCCGTTCATTGCAGCGAACCGGTCGATTCAGCCGGATTCTAACATTAGAGTCCAGGAACCGAGACCCATCGTTTGGCAAAACATTCGGTACAGCATTCGGTACAGTGTTCGATACAGCGTTCGGTGTTCGGTACAGTGTTCGATACAGCGTTCGGCGAACAGCAAGACCAATCCTTCGGATCCCATCTAGACTAATGTCGGGACCGACAATCTCGATCGACCCCGGCAGAATTCTGACCCGTTTGTACCATAGGCTGGCACCCTTTAGGCAAATTACAGGCAAGCGACAGCAAGGCGGGGAGTCTGGATACCTTCCATAATTCCCAGGGTCGTCCCGATGCCAACGTCAGAATTAGGGTTGTGATAGCGGGCGGCTGCGCCGACTCCCTCTATTCATCGAGGGACCCGTCTGTAGATTTGGTCTACTGTACCTGCAAATCTGGGTTTCAGGACAGTTTTTTCGCCACAGCATTTTTCGCCACAGCGTTTTTCGCTAAAGCATTGTTAGGAAGCGATTGTCAGCAGCGGGAGCCTCCCAGTTTGGCAACTTGCTCTTCATCCCTCATCCCCCAGCCCCGTCTCCCAGGACGGGAGCAGGGGAGCAAGAACGTTCAAAGTCCCTCTCCGGCTCTGGGAGAGGGATTTAGGGTGAGGGCAGCCCCAGCGGGATACACCCTAAGCAGCGCTGGCAAATTAGGAAGGCTGGAAGTCTTTTGCAGTCTAGTGTAGCGGTACCCCGATCGCAGGGGAACCGGGGTCCGACTCCTGGGGGGCGATCGCCTTATTTTCTGGGTTGCTTCTGGAACAACGCAGACCCGTTGATAATATTTGACAATACTATTGTCTTGTCCTTAAGGTTGGCTCTCCCAGATCCGGCCTACACCACCCATAGCCGCCATGACTAAACAATTGATTCTTTTTCGCCATGGCAAATCGGACTGGGGGACAGAGGGTCTGCCCGACCACGATCGCCCCCTGGCCAAGCGGGGCATTAAAGCCGCTCAGCACATGGGCAAGCTGGTGGCCACCGCAGACCAGATCCCCGACCTCGTGCGATCGTCCACCGCCCTCCGTGCCCGCACCACCGCCGAACTGGCCATGACCGCCGGATCCTGGCCCTGCCCCCTGGAACTGAACCCAGCCCTCTATGACACCACCCCCCTGGCCACCCTCGACTTCCTGCGCATGACCCCCGACAGCATCAATCGCCTGATCTTGGTGGGCCATGAACCCACCTGGTCTACCCTGGCCAGCCTGCTCATGGGGGGGGGCCAGGTGCAAATGCCCACCGGAGCCATGATTAGTCTGGAGTTAGGGCTAGACAGTTGGGCCACGATCGCCCCCGATCGGGGCTGTTTGCACTGGCTCCTGATCCCCCGTCTCTTTGCCAACTAATCGAGGTGCCCAAACGGAGGTGCCCAAACGGAGGTGCCCAAACGGAGATGCCCAAACGGAGATGCCCGAAAGAGAGTCGGGGGGCGCTATGATTTGGGGGGGCTGTTCCAAGCCCCACAGTCCCCGTCTAATCCATTTATCTCAGTTTTTCAGCCTCCATGGTCATCCCTGTTTTGCCTGCGCCTCTGTCCGTTCCCCTGCACGAACTGAACTTAGAGTTCACCTTGCCCGATCCAGAGGATGGGGATCTGTCGGATCATGACTTTCACCACAGCATTGAGCAGGTGTGGCAGGTGTGCGATCGCTTTGACCTGCAAACGGAAATCTGGCGGGGGCGGATTCTGCTGGCGGTGCGCGATCGGGAAAAACAGGGGGGCGATAACCGGGGCATGGGCTTTTTGAGCTGGCTCAAGGATCGGGAAATCACCAAAAGCCGTGCCTACGCCCTCATTGAATTGGCCAACAGCGCCGATCGCCTGCTGGAGGAGGGCCACCTCGATCCCGACACCATCAACCAGTTCAGCAAGCGGGCCTTTGTGGAAGCCTCCCAAGCCGCCCCAGAAGTGCAACAACTGATCAGTGATAGCGCCCGGGAAGGCAAGCGCATCAACCGCCAACAGGTGAAACAACTGGCGGATGAATGGACAGCGGTCACCTCCGACCTGCTGCCGGAAGTGGTGAGGGAAAAAGCAGCCCACAACGAACTGCCACCCCGACACCTGGCCCCCCTCGTGCGGGAAATGGAAAAACTGCCCCCTAGCCATCAGATGAGCCTACGGGCGGAAGTGGAAGAAAATCCCGACCTGGACACCCTCAAACAGGTGACCCTAGAAGCCCGATCCCTGGTGCGATATTTAGAAGCCGCCGCCCAACTGCGCACCCTCCACGACTCCGACGTGAATCTGGAGCAAGCCTTGGACGAAGCACTGCGCTTAGATTGCTTGGGGGTGGCGGCAGATGCCCTGGCCCAGGCGGCTCAGCTAGAGCAGGCGATCGCTAAGTTCTACGGTAGTTGGAAGCGGTTAGGCCAATTGAGCGATCGGCTCTATGTGGACAGTGGCAGCAGCACCCCCCACCTGCGATCGTTGCTCCAGGGTCTCAGTCCCCTCTTGGGGGAACAGGTACACCTGCCCCTGGGAGAAGTGCAGGATGGTCGTCTGATTCGTTTAGAAGTCCACACCGAGGGGGATTTTGAGCCACCCCTGGCGGTGAACCCAGCCTTTAACGCTAGTGTCCCCCCGTCCCCCTGGCAGGGCACAACCCTCGAAGTGGATCCGGTGACCCAAGCGCCGATCGTCGCCACCCCAGAGGATAGCCCCCCCTGGTAGCATCCCCCCTCCTGGGAGAGCCGCCTTGTAGTCGGCTTCAGGTCGAGGGCAACTTGCCAATTCTCCTGGGAGAGCCGCCTTGTAGTCGGCTACGGGTCGAGTACAACTTGCCAATTCTCCTGGGAGAGCCGACTTGTAGTCGGCTACGGGTCGAGTACAACTCGACAATTCTCCTGGGAGAGCCGCCTTGTAGTCGGCTTCAGGTCGAGGGCAGCTCGCCA
This region of Prochlorothrix hollandica PCC 9006 = CALU 1027 genomic DNA includes:
- a CDS encoding SixA phosphatase family protein; protein product: MTKQLILFRHGKSDWGTEGLPDHDRPLAKRGIKAAQHMGKLVATADQIPDLVRSSTALRARTTAELAMTAGSWPCPLELNPALYDTTPLATLDFLRMTPDSINRLILVGHEPTWSTLASLLMGGGQVQMPTGAMISLELGLDSWATIAPDRGCLHWLLIPRLFAN